One window of the Runella slithyformis DSM 19594 genome contains the following:
- a CDS encoding GPW/gp25 family protein, with amino-acid sequence MSEPFYPIPPSFGALMKPQGAERNFVEELKTLHTYEEAIKRFGGEKKLQEFPLIDKLLKSFSLSSFSELKQKLPFQELIDYLAEETIVQKITVEESIIQNINLYLSSKPKEFYFDREYGCIVHNYDFRQLNDTPSKDQLKRTISDYLQKFEKRITVNTVSIEINDVQESVEGSHPRICRYITITIAGILVQTQERLREMKFRLVRYT; translated from the coding sequence ATGTCTGAGCCGTTTTATCCTATTCCCCCCTCTTTCGGTGCCCTGATGAAACCACAGGGCGCCGAAAGAAACTTTGTAGAAGAACTCAAGACGCTGCATACGTATGAGGAAGCCATAAAACGATTTGGGGGTGAGAAAAAACTGCAGGAATTTCCGCTCATTGACAAACTGCTCAAATCATTTTCATTGAGTTCTTTTTCAGAGCTTAAGCAGAAACTGCCCTTTCAAGAACTGATTGACTATCTGGCGGAAGAAACCATCGTTCAAAAAATAACGGTGGAAGAATCCATTATCCAAAACATAAATCTTTACCTGTCTTCCAAGCCAAAGGAGTTCTATTTCGATCGTGAATATGGCTGTATTGTGCATAATTATGATTTCAGGCAACTCAACGACACCCCGAGTAAAGACCAGCTGAAACGCACGATTTCCGATTACCTGCAAAAATTTGAAAAACGTATCACGGTCAATACCGTCAGTATCGAAATAAACGATGTGCAGGAATCAGTGGAAGGAAGCCATCCGCGTATCTGCCGCTACATCACCATCACGATAGCCGGTATACTTGTCCAAACACAGGAACGGCTCAGGGAGATGAAATTCAGGCTGGTACGCTATACTTAA
- a CDS encoding type VI secretion system baseplate subunit TssF, translating to MYNDPKRYKTREYIRNEMIREVANLWNYDDSDVAIESFDPLVGMLLGAFATSIEGIHHELDNSRSRIIRRLAHLLTPDVLSGPQAAHAVMKVGIVDTSYTVSPQDIFTCNASGKEFHFTPAGQYTLYNCKLAAQIIQNRVKTLGSAPRENFLNEILPHNEVWVGINMDSGPEEFDRLPFFFDWRNDPARRSYLPLLGDVRMLTESGEELKIMPGLVNISPASGTADDFDPTAQAERMTQRFYNAHFLSISNTHRQTGQRIVLQKKKHPEELASLLNPEELQKIFLQELVWIKIRFPGGMAPDVLSRIVVDINAFPVLNRRALRPTFDLRPLFNVFPINVEESDFFFGIIDIETPMGIKLSNSRQFTRDSTNQYLLRQGGVARFDERDASEMISYLTDLLRDESAMFMALGRGSLETDIEEIRKHLERINKDLKKDSFPNWFVSVKTAEKSGRIVLNYWVTKADLANNIAFNTKLNRDRANKAFNDEMTVFLTTTQGGQRPLQGDEYLPVFRKALLTRGRIVTFEDYKAVCMSELGNQISEVNVKKGFGVGSAQDQGLQQTVDIYLTPNPLKPQSREQWGELKARLLNSLEDQSSGIFPIRIFVHGEQ from the coding sequence ATGTACAACGACCCTAAACGCTATAAAACGCGAGAGTATATCCGCAATGAAATGATTCGAGAGGTGGCAAACCTGTGGAATTATGACGACAGCGATGTGGCCATTGAAAGCTTCGACCCTTTGGTTGGGATGCTTTTAGGGGCATTTGCCACAAGTATTGAAGGTATTCATCATGAGTTGGACAACTCCCGGAGCAGGATCATTCGGCGCTTGGCGCACTTACTCACGCCCGATGTTCTTTCCGGCCCGCAGGCAGCCCACGCAGTCATGAAAGTCGGTATCGTGGATACATCGTATACGGTTTCACCGCAGGACATTTTTACCTGCAATGCCTCCGGAAAAGAGTTTCATTTTACCCCGGCCGGGCAGTACACATTATACAATTGTAAGCTGGCGGCCCAGATCATTCAGAACCGGGTCAAGACCCTCGGGTCGGCTCCCCGTGAGAATTTTTTAAACGAGATACTGCCGCATAACGAAGTGTGGGTAGGGATAAATATGGACAGTGGACCGGAAGAGTTTGACCGTCTACCGTTCTTTTTTGATTGGCGAAATGACCCCGCCCGACGCTCATACCTTCCCCTTTTGGGTGATGTACGAATGCTTACCGAGTCAGGTGAGGAACTTAAAATCATGCCCGGCTTAGTGAATATCAGCCCGGCCTCGGGCACCGCAGATGATTTTGATCCCACCGCGCAGGCCGAGCGAATGACCCAACGGTTTTACAATGCTCACTTCCTGAGTATCAGCAACACGCATCGCCAAACGGGGCAGCGCATCGTGCTTCAGAAAAAGAAACACCCTGAGGAACTCGCTTCCCTGTTGAATCCGGAGGAATTACAAAAGATTTTCCTACAGGAGCTGGTTTGGATAAAGATCCGATTTCCCGGAGGAATGGCCCCCGATGTCCTTTCCCGAATCGTTGTAGATATCAACGCTTTTCCCGTCTTAAATCGGAGGGCCCTGCGTCCGACGTTTGACCTGCGTCCTTTGTTCAATGTATTTCCGATCAACGTGGAAGAAAGCGATTTCTTTTTCGGAATCATTGATATCGAAACCCCTATGGGCATAAAACTCAGCAACAGCCGGCAATTCACCCGCGACAGCACGAATCAGTACTTACTGCGTCAGGGAGGAGTAGCGCGTTTTGACGAACGGGACGCCTCGGAAATGATCTCCTACCTGACCGATCTGCTGCGCGACGAAAGTGCGATGTTTATGGCACTGGGACGGGGCAGTTTGGAAACTGATATTGAAGAAATCAGAAAACACCTCGAGCGAATCAATAAAGATCTGAAAAAAGACAGTTTTCCCAACTGGTTTGTCTCCGTAAAAACGGCGGAAAAAAGCGGCAGGATCGTCCTGAACTATTGGGTAACGAAGGCCGACCTTGCCAACAACATCGCATTTAATACGAAACTGAACCGAGACCGCGCCAACAAGGCTTTTAACGATGAAATGACGGTATTCCTTACCACTACCCAAGGCGGACAGCGCCCTTTGCAGGGCGATGAGTATCTGCCCGTCTTCAGAAAAGCGCTCCTGACTCGCGGAAGAATCGTAACCTTTGAAGATTATAAAGCCGTATGCATGAGTGAGTTGGGCAATCAAATCAGCGAAGTCAACGTAAAGAAAGGCTTCGGTGTAGGCTCTGCCCAAGACCAAGGACTGCAGCAAACCGTAGATATTTACCTGACGCCCAATCCGCTTAAACCCCAAAGCCGGGAGCAATGGGGCGAACTCAAAGCCCGGCTGCTGAATAGCCTCGAAGACCAATCCTCAGGGATTTTTCCCATCCGAATCTTTGTACACGGTGAACAGTAA
- a CDS encoding TssN family type VI secretion system protein: MVFSIGTLVIFSSCLAIAVLSTALLYIQEASKINGIRLFLGALGLVLLFGITGVALSKTRSLPVVFAVLSLLSSVSGIVYTVWGRRFFQWYTRESFASGMMTFIVWGGWAAAGFTTVYGLISPKATVFLADLIVGIVPIILPYLISKSYDFWLSIPQLKYKKWYYDPQVSLPVLEPINIVRVNMQFTRIPDEPEPVFEGYWVELPGDKELGTLFHYFIYSHNNRHREHKKDPIRVDINGKKMGWLLYKQNALGQRMYLNTDLSPVQNNITDNETIFAQSFSN, translated from the coding sequence ATGGTATTTTCTATAGGTACATTGGTCATTTTCAGTAGCTGCCTTGCCATTGCCGTGCTTTCTACAGCGCTGTTATACATTCAGGAAGCCTCCAAAATAAACGGGATCAGGCTTTTTTTAGGGGCTTTAGGTCTTGTGCTGCTATTTGGCATAACGGGAGTAGCGCTATCCAAAACGCGCTCACTTCCCGTGGTCTTTGCTGTACTTTCCCTGCTCTCCTCTGTATCGGGCATTGTTTATACCGTTTGGGGCCGCCGATTTTTCCAATGGTATACCCGGGAGTCTTTTGCTTCAGGAATGATGACATTTATTGTATGGGGCGGGTGGGCCGCGGCGGGCTTTACAACGGTATATGGCCTGATTTCTCCGAAGGCGACCGTATTTTTAGCTGACTTAATCGTGGGGATCGTACCCATTATCCTGCCTTACCTGATCAGTAAATCCTATGATTTTTGGCTCAGCATCCCCCAACTGAAATACAAAAAATGGTATTATGACCCTCAGGTATCTCTGCCCGTATTGGAACCGATCAATATTGTCAGAGTAAACATGCAGTTTACCAGAATCCCCGATGAGCCGGAACCTGTATTTGAAGGGTATTGGGTAGAATTGCCCGGCGACAAAGAACTGGGCACATTGTTTCATTATTTTATTTACTCGCACAACAACCGTCATCGAGAACACAAAAAAGATCCGATCAGGGTTGATATCAACGGAAAAAAAATGGGGTGGCTGCTGTATAAACAAAATGCGTTGGGTCAACGCATGTATTTAAACACCGACCTTTCGCCGGTTCAAAATAACATCACGGACAATGAAACGATCTTCGCACAAAGTTTTTCAAATTAA
- a CDS encoding rhodanese-like domain-containing protein → MNTYHDISLSEVETMAQQPLAVIVDVREPWEFEEFNIGGINIPLADIRERRPELHHYQTLIVVCTNGTRSRVAAKDYGRAEEFQHKHICHLKGGILEVED, encoded by the coding sequence TTGAATACCTATCACGACATATCGCTTTCAGAAGTCGAGACCATGGCGCAGCAACCCCTTGCTGTCATTGTGGATGTACGGGAGCCCTGGGAGTTTGAAGAGTTTAACATCGGCGGCATTAATATCCCTCTCGCCGATATCCGCGAACGCCGCCCGGAACTGCATCATTACCAGACCCTTATTGTGGTTTGCACCAACGGCACCCGCTCCCGCGTGGCGGCTAAAGATTATGGCCGCGCCGAAGAATTTCAACACAAGCATATTTGCCATCTCAAAGGAGGTATACTGGAGGTGGAGGATTAA
- a CDS encoding SGNH/GDSL hydrolase family protein, with product MVHFVKIGSVCCLLLLYFNTAAQTVDCNNTKCIPVTVKIVGKDFALPPPTTLPAPLINLQSGQYPFGTVISFDIPVGLNIQSANTLSQLTFEYMWDFDNSWKTGTEAALKRSGTLSVRTRLGTSTSEIQKHTYQLFYKQVLLIGNSFTQHLPYEPIGWTGNWGMAASAPDKDYKSTLERYLQATYSDTKVKIFPTGRIENDFNNYDFENQLRYSKTTFQESDLIVLRFGENVKDWEIPMQDGKANKAYKETIIKFINMVRQNSSARVVITSVFWQGFPNTNAVLKEVADENGYDWVNLIEIGKDNSNYAYGLFTDPGVAMHPNDKGMKAIADLIYEKIK from the coding sequence ATGGTTCACTTTGTTAAAATTGGTTCGGTATGTTGTCTTTTACTTTTGTACTTTAACACAGCTGCTCAAACAGTAGATTGCAACAATACAAAATGCATACCCGTTACGGTAAAAATAGTTGGGAAAGATTTTGCATTACCTCCTCCGACTACTCTTCCTGCTCCGCTTATCAATTTGCAAAGCGGACAGTATCCTTTCGGAACCGTCATCTCATTTGATATACCTGTTGGATTAAACATTCAAAGTGCCAATACATTGTCGCAGCTTACTTTTGAGTATATGTGGGATTTCGATAATAGTTGGAAAACAGGAACCGAAGCCGCCCTTAAAAGATCAGGAACCCTTTCCGTTCGAACAAGGCTTGGGACGTCTACTTCAGAGATTCAGAAGCATACTTACCAACTATTTTACAAACAGGTGCTGCTTATAGGCAATAGCTTTACGCAACATCTGCCCTATGAACCGATCGGTTGGACCGGGAATTGGGGGATGGCTGCCTCAGCACCCGATAAAGATTATAAATCAACCCTGGAAAGATATCTTCAGGCTACCTACAGCGATACCAAAGTGAAGATATTTCCGACCGGCCGGATTGAAAACGATTTCAATAATTATGATTTTGAGAACCAACTAAGATACTCGAAAACTACTTTTCAGGAAAGCGATCTGATTGTTTTGCGCTTTGGTGAAAACGTGAAAGATTGGGAAATACCAATGCAGGACGGAAAAGCAAACAAAGCCTATAAGGAAACCATTATCAAATTTATCAATATGGTTAGGCAAAATTCTTCTGCCAGGGTGGTTATTACAAGTGTTTTTTGGCAGGGTTTCCCCAATACCAATGCCGTCCTTAAAGAAGTGGCGGATGAAAATGGATATGATTGGGTAAATTTGATCGAAATTGGGAAAGATAACAGTAATTATGCTTACGGATTATTTACGGATCCCGGTGTTGCGATGCACCCCAACGACAAGGGTATGAAGGCTATCGCGGATTTAATTTATGAAAAAATTAAATAA
- a CDS encoding PAAR domain-containing protein, which translates to MGKPAARVGDMHTCPMVTPGLPPIPHVGGPIAGPGVPSVLIGGMPAAHVGDTCICVGPPDSATMGSASVIIGGTPAVRMGDMTAHGGIIAMGLPTVLIG; encoded by the coding sequence ATGGGAAAACCCGCCGCCCGCGTGGGCGATATGCACACCTGCCCGATGGTCACTCCCGGATTGCCGCCTATACCGCACGTGGGCGGACCTATTGCGGGTCCCGGTGTACCCTCGGTCTTAATCGGCGGAATGCCCGCCGCTCACGTAGGCGATACCTGCATATGTGTAGGTCCGCCCGATTCAGCGACCATGGGATCAGCCTCCGTGATCATCGGCGGCACGCCGGCAGTACGTATGGGCGATATGACCGCCCACGGGGGGATCATAGCGATGGGCCTGCCTACGGTATTGATCGGCTGA
- a CDS encoding M28 family peptidase, with translation MEKIRKGLYLSALVLALVNCNSKPSSEQTTAGETATTMVKAPSFSGDSAYAYVEKQVKFGPRVPNSAAHTRCGDYLVAELKRLGCTVTEQKFTAIHYDGRKLNARNIIGSINPQATKRILLASHWDSRPVADEDPINKAGPIDGANDGASGVGVLLELARTLQVSAQKPGVGVDLIFFDVEDGGNAAVAKDKFTGFCLGSQYWAANKHLPGYSAYFGVLLDMVGAKGATFPKEAFSNQYANEVTRMIWNTASQLGYSAYFVEQDGAAITDDHLPVNEIAKIPMVDIIHLQLNNTQKTFFDDWHTHEDDMRNIDANTLKAVGQVLLQVLYQESI, from the coding sequence ATGGAGAAAATCCGAAAAGGATTGTACCTGTCAGCGTTGGTTTTGGCTTTGGTTAACTGCAACTCCAAACCATCCTCTGAACAAACCACTGCCGGTGAAACCGCAACAACTATGGTGAAAGCCCCGTCTTTTAGTGGAGATTCTGCTTATGCCTATGTGGAAAAGCAGGTGAAATTTGGCCCCCGGGTGCCCAATTCAGCCGCTCATACCCGCTGTGGTGACTACCTCGTGGCCGAACTGAAGCGCCTGGGGTGCACCGTGACCGAACAGAAATTTACCGCAATCCACTACGACGGGCGAAAACTCAACGCCCGGAATATCATCGGGAGTATCAATCCGCAGGCCACCAAACGAATCCTGTTGGCCTCCCATTGGGACAGTCGCCCCGTAGCCGATGAAGATCCGATCAATAAAGCAGGGCCCATCGACGGTGCCAATGACGGTGCCAGCGGCGTGGGTGTATTGCTGGAGCTGGCCCGTACCCTTCAGGTATCGGCTCAAAAGCCCGGTGTAGGTGTCGACCTGATCTTTTTTGACGTGGAAGACGGGGGCAATGCCGCCGTAGCTAAAGATAAGTTTACGGGATTTTGTTTGGGGTCGCAATATTGGGCAGCCAACAAACACCTTCCGGGCTACTCGGCCTACTTTGGTGTTTTGTTGGATATGGTGGGGGCCAAAGGGGCAACGTTTCCCAAAGAAGCGTTTTCCAATCAATATGCCAATGAAGTCACTCGTATGATATGGAACACGGCGAGCCAATTGGGCTACAGTGCTTACTTTGTAGAGCAGGATGGAGCGGCGATTACCGACGACCATTTACCTGTGAATGAAATTGCTAAGATACCCATGGTAGATATCATTCATCTTCAACTCAATAATACTCAAAAAACATTCTTTGATGACTGGCATACCCATGAGGACGACATGCGCAATATTGATGCCAATACCCTGAAAGCCGTAGGGCAGGTATTGTTACAGGTGCTGTATCAGGAAAGTATCTAA
- a CDS encoding PDZ domain-containing protein produces the protein MRFKIGFLFSLLLVVSLTTIAQHLRHKGSLGIKYTEVTDSLMLRQRLPDRHGILVKDVMPDFTAARLGIQPGDILVSINETDSLYLSDFRQLEQQLYEQEPISITYIRNRKKSRAVGSVMAGPKESTQGEVIYGEVPYQRGFLRSIVHKPTGGGALSGGILHSGTRMYLY, from the coding sequence ATGCGCTTCAAAATCGGCTTTTTATTCTCTTTACTTTTGGTTGTTTCACTGACCACCATTGCTCAACACCTGCGCCACAAAGGGAGCCTGGGTATAAAGTATACCGAAGTAACTGACTCGTTAATGCTCCGGCAGCGGTTACCTGACAGGCACGGTATTTTGGTGAAAGACGTAATGCCTGATTTTACGGCGGCTCGTTTGGGGATTCAGCCCGGTGATATTCTGGTTTCGATCAATGAAACGGACTCCCTTTACCTCTCGGATTTTCGGCAACTGGAGCAGCAACTCTACGAACAGGAGCCGATCTCAATTACGTACATTCGAAACAGAAAAAAAAGCCGTGCGGTTGGCAGTGTGATGGCCGGGCCTAAAGAGTCCACCCAAGGCGAAGTCATCTATGGAGAGGTTCCCTACCAACGCGGCTTTTTGCGCTCCATTGTTCACAAACCGACGGGGGGGGGGGCGCTTTCCGGCGGTATTTTACATTCAGGGACACGAATGTACCTCTATTGA
- a CDS encoding type VI secretion system baseplate subunit TssK, with translation MFLPEIKYNFVNWRDGMKITQKHFTENDFAAKDAIRDIAAIHTTNFSYGLLSADDGMTSALSAPILAGDVIQITECRGITPGGVRIEWKSLKDHPVLSLSLLDYKFKLGSAGVFYVVIKADPFKTVEVGEYTGDDGLNRRPYLAVKPTLDLLSMHDMLSDAYSFPICRLRFENQRFSIDHEYIPPSVNIHGEGLLWYYESCGTLLNNIQQLAVQIVRKIGGMQNRSSVAVDIHRILEKVLIHCAESMDYYRIVVKELSPVYMAEYFMRLARMFRISFDCLPETNAAVLFNYFQNTIAGTTGVFKTPVSAASKSLIDSMIDNVLISQYSHNDSTMLFDSIVRFLDFMDFFLQKLITLNYADNKGSWDIYAK, from the coding sequence ATGTTCTTACCTGAAATTAAATACAATTTTGTCAATTGGCGTGATGGAATGAAAATCACGCAAAAGCATTTTACCGAAAATGACTTTGCCGCGAAGGATGCCATCAGAGATATTGCAGCCATTCATACCACTAATTTCAGCTATGGACTGCTTTCTGCGGATGACGGTATGACCTCGGCTTTATCAGCGCCGATATTGGCAGGCGACGTGATACAGATCACCGAATGCAGGGGTATCACTCCCGGAGGCGTTCGTATTGAATGGAAATCGTTAAAAGACCATCCTGTACTCAGTTTATCATTGCTGGATTATAAATTCAAACTTGGCTCAGCCGGGGTATTTTACGTCGTCATCAAGGCAGACCCTTTCAAAACCGTTGAAGTAGGCGAGTATACCGGTGACGACGGGTTGAACCGACGCCCGTACCTGGCCGTCAAACCCACCTTGGATTTGCTCTCAATGCATGACATGCTCTCGGATGCGTACAGTTTTCCGATCTGCCGCCTGCGCTTTGAAAATCAGCGTTTTTCCATTGACCACGAATACATTCCTCCATCGGTCAATATTCACGGGGAAGGGTTGTTGTGGTATTACGAAAGTTGCGGTACCTTATTGAATAACATTCAGCAGTTGGCCGTGCAAATCGTCCGAAAAATCGGCGGTATGCAAAACAGAAGCAGCGTTGCGGTAGATATTCACCGAATTTTGGAAAAAGTACTTATTCACTGTGCCGAATCCATGGATTATTATCGGATCGTGGTCAAAGAACTGTCGCCCGTGTATATGGCTGAATACTTTATGAGGCTGGCCCGCATGTTTCGGATCTCCTTCGACTGCCTGCCCGAAACCAACGCTGCGGTCCTTTTTAATTATTTCCAAAATACCATCGCCGGCACTACCGGTGTCTTTAAAACACCGGTATCGGCCGCCTCAAAGTCGCTCATTGATTCCATGATCGACAACGTACTGATAAGCCAATACAGTCATAACGACAGTACGATGCTGTTTGACAGTATCGTACGGTTTTTAGACTTTATGGATTTTTTCTTACAGAAACTCATCACGCTCAACTATGCTGATAATAAAGGCAGTTGGGACATTTATGCAAAATAA
- a CDS encoding acyltransferase family protein, translating into MESNNFHFIRFLAASLVIVGHVYPLNDRRDVIEQWSLGLFPSGHIAVCIFFVISGYCVLHSRIHSSSSFSYLMKRVLRVFPGLLIALIFTVFIVGSITTTLPLSEYFTNRNTYLFFDNLKLYPFNHTTLPGVFEQNPHSGVNGSLWTLTYEFTMYIFVVVAVFLFRSKWQWFLLAFCAFFILYCFFFEPLQGNRILPIIHLNIFHLIDFGIYFALGMLFYVYRHLIVLNGRWALAAFGSWMLMYLIADAGYLPLAAIMWVRYFSLSYMIMYVSMIKGPLNHFGDRGDYSYGIYIYAYPIQQMIITFWGNEMSPFQQILLAFIFILPLAWFSWHIVEKPALKFKLYFR; encoded by the coding sequence ATGGAATCTAATAACTTTCATTTTATACGATTTTTGGCTGCATCACTGGTGATTGTCGGCCACGTATATCCCCTTAACGACCGCCGGGATGTTATTGAACAGTGGAGTTTGGGCTTATTTCCCTCCGGTCATATTGCCGTATGTATATTTTTTGTGATCAGCGGTTATTGTGTATTACACAGCAGGATACATAGCTCTTCTTCTTTTTCATACCTTATGAAACGCGTACTTCGGGTTTTTCCCGGGCTATTGATTGCACTTATCTTTACGGTTTTTATAGTAGGAAGTATTACAACGACTCTTCCGCTTTCTGAATACTTCACTAACAGAAATACCTATCTTTTTTTTGATAACCTTAAACTGTATCCTTTTAACCATACAACGCTTCCCGGGGTCTTTGAACAAAACCCACATTCAGGAGTCAACGGCTCACTGTGGACGCTGACCTATGAGTTTACAATGTATATTTTTGTGGTTGTCGCTGTTTTTTTGTTTCGGTCAAAATGGCAATGGTTTCTGTTAGCTTTCTGCGCTTTTTTTATTCTTTATTGTTTTTTCTTTGAACCCCTTCAGGGTAATCGGATTTTACCAATCATCCATTTGAATATCTTCCATCTGATTGATTTTGGGATTTATTTTGCGTTAGGGATGCTTTTCTATGTTTATAGACATCTGATCGTGTTGAATGGCCGGTGGGCGTTGGCTGCTTTCGGGTCTTGGATGCTGATGTATCTGATCGCAGATGCCGGGTATCTTCCGTTAGCGGCTATTATGTGGGTTCGTTATTTCAGTCTTTCCTATATGATTATGTACGTGTCCATGATAAAAGGACCGCTGAATCACTTTGGCGACAGAGGAGATTACTCCTACGGTATTTACATCTATGCCTATCCTATTCAACAGATGATCATTACGTTTTGGGGAAACGAAATGTCGCCCTTTCAACAGATTTTACTTGCGTTTATCTTTATTTTACCCCTGGCCTGGTTCTCATGGCACATTGTTGAAAAACCTGCCTTAAAATTTAAGTTGTATTTCAGGTAA
- a CDS encoding alpha/beta hydrolase, which yields MFTNRRGGGRFPAVFYIQGHECTSIDFSHDPLSPVKRLIDGWVNAGYVVFRVEKPGVGESSGTKDCSRLSYAEELAAFQNAFSSFQKLSFVDSTRIYVFGHAMGGTIAPLLTAQSGSKPIGMMVYGTVVKPWFEHMLDVFRKQPGLDNESLISIEANTRMVMPLLYDWLVQGKTSTELLQEPDYEAILTSKENPLSYHRGTFFGRLPVYFSELQHHNLTQAWAQTAVPTLAMYGEFDSRAISAESAQSIAQIVNEVRPNLGTYKLLKETDHSFSKVLSYSESVQWQKSGKYADYARSHFNPAIIEVTVQWMKQQDRK from the coding sequence TTGTTCACAAACCGACGGGGGGGGGGGCGCTTTCCGGCGGTATTTTACATTCAGGGACACGAATGTACCTCTATTGATTTCTCCCATGATCCGCTGTCGCCGGTCAAAAGATTGATAGATGGGTGGGTGAATGCCGGGTACGTCGTTTTCAGGGTCGAAAAACCCGGCGTAGGCGAGAGTTCCGGTACAAAAGATTGCAGTAGGTTGAGTTACGCGGAAGAATTAGCCGCTTTTCAAAATGCTTTTTCATCCTTCCAAAAACTTTCTTTTGTTGACAGTACCCGTATTTACGTATTTGGGCACGCAATGGGCGGCACCATTGCGCCTTTACTGACCGCTCAGTCCGGTTCCAAACCAATCGGAATGATGGTATACGGCACCGTAGTAAAACCTTGGTTTGAACATATGCTGGATGTATTTCGTAAACAACCCGGATTGGATAATGAATCGCTTATCTCCATTGAGGCCAACACCCGAATGGTTATGCCCCTGCTGTATGATTGGCTGGTTCAGGGCAAAACCTCTACGGAACTTCTTCAGGAACCCGACTATGAGGCCATTCTTACTTCAAAAGAGAATCCTCTTTCGTATCATCGGGGTACATTTTTTGGGCGTTTGCCGGTTTATTTTTCAGAATTGCAGCACCATAATCTAACGCAGGCGTGGGCCCAAACGGCCGTGCCGACCCTTGCCATGTATGGCGAGTTTGACAGTCGGGCCATCAGTGCGGAGTCAGCACAGAGCATTGCTCAGATTGTCAATGAAGTGCGCCCCAATCTGGGTACCTACAAATTACTAAAAGAAACAGACCACAGTTTCAGTAAAGTGCTGTCCTACAGCGAATCCGTTCAATGGCAGAAATCAGGGAAGTACGCAGACTATGCACGAAGTCATTTTAACCCTGCAATCATTGAGGTGACCGTTCAGTGGATGAAACAACAGGACCGGAAATAA